One Candidatus Eisenbacteria bacterium genomic window, CGCGTGCTCGCGGATCAGGAGCACGATCGCCGGCACCGAGACGAGACGGAGGAGCGTGAGCGCGACGGGAAACGGGATCCGGCGGAGCGGAAGGCCCGCGGTGGGAAGCCGCCCGCGCAGGGTTCCGAGTCCGAGACCGATGTGGATCAGGATCCAGAGCGACGCGAGGAGGAGGATCACGCTCGACGCGACGAGGTACGGGATGCCGACGCGGCGCCCGAACGCCCAGGTGAGGAGGAGCGCGCCGCCGAACTCGACGGCGAAGAGGAGGAACGAGGTCGCCGCCATCGAGCGGACGAGCGCCGGCTCCTCGGAGAGCTTTCGCGCGATCCGGGAGGAGACGCGCTTCAGATAGCGCGCGACCGAGGGGAGTGCGAAGCCGTCGCGGCGGACTTCGCGCAGGAGATCCTCGGCGAACATCGCGTTCCCCCCGTCTCCGGCTAGGGTATCCGGACCGAGCCCTCCGCCAGGACGCGCTCCGTGCCGTAGGTCTCCTCGGGGAGGCCGTACGCCTCGAGGGTCTGCGGCCTCGCGCGGCGGAAGAGGAGCTGGGCCTCGACCCGGTACGGTCCCGTGTGGGACTCCAGCGGGATCCGGTACCGCGCGGTGGCGCTCCCGCCGGCCTTGATCCGCCGGTTCGAGATCACCCTCGTCGCGGTCCACGTCTCCGCGGGCCAGTT contains:
- a CDS encoding CDP-alcohol phosphatidyltransferase family protein, producing the protein MFAEDLLREVRRDGFALPSVARYLKRVSSRIARKLSEEPALVRSMAATSFLLFAVEFGGALLLTWAFGRRVGIPYLVASSVILLLASLWILIHIGLGLGTLRGRLPTAGLPLRRIPFPVALTLLRLVSVPAIVLLIREHAWVAVVWLFTASALTDVLDGVAARALRAESEIGSVLDPAVDVFFNVAVFAALAVWGILPWWVSGLMLVRYALLALGTCYLYLF